A portion of the Granulosicoccus antarcticus IMCC3135 genome contains these proteins:
- a CDS encoding Mov34/MPN/PAD-1 family protein, with product MSVLADYPVHYAGLGRSVHIHHKVWLLWRSQRQIRLETPETAGVLIGLSSEDNKTIWIQDSTIATPFDEQSRHYFKLTDSMHQSMVNDAYEKSNGAQIYLGTWHTHPQDIPNPSHVDLDDWKHCVHRNTGRPLVFAIVGTQAVRLYSKWGNHFKSLKLKECAIDELR from the coding sequence ATGTCTGTGTTGGCTGACTACCCTGTTCACTATGCAGGCCTAGGCCGATCGGTCCACATACATCACAAGGTTTGGCTGCTTTGGCGTTCTCAAAGGCAAATCAGGCTTGAAACGCCCGAAACTGCAGGTGTTCTCATTGGCCTTTCAAGCGAGGATAATAAGACTATCTGGATTCAGGATTCGACAATAGCGACACCCTTTGATGAGCAATCGCGTCACTATTTCAAGCTTACCGATAGCATGCATCAGAGCATGGTCAACGACGCCTACGAAAAATCAAACGGTGCTCAAATCTACCTGGGAACGTGGCACACACATCCACAAGATATACCCAACCCATCTCACGTTGATCTAGATGATTGGAAACACTGTGTACACAGAAATACGGGACGACCATTGGTGTTTGCCATTGTGGGCACTCAGGCAGTGCGCCTGTACTCCAAATGGGGAAATCACTTCAAATCACTAAAGCTAAAGGAATGTGCAATCGATGAATTGCGGTAA
- a CDS encoding NAD(P)/FAD-dependent oxidoreductase: protein MKSPCPTPYDVFISGSGPAGSLLAIHLQRFGLKVLLCGTARRFDSLEGMTERGVLALRASDCKNALASLGPLVLRQARWSGEQFGGNQEYLVQRSEFDKALWQDAGEADVDRLPGRVDRVIWQEGCWQTTVDKQPICARYWVDARGRQAPANAMLQQAPGILGVGAWWQGAATTPAAGITSFADGWCWYARLPDGRTQMQMFVDATTHRPPSRAQLRSYYLQLISQCDEAAAIVQDSHLLIEPYVRGSGLNYSEPMPGPFHARAGDAALALDPLAGHGMFEAMALSMTLASCIRTQLDRPENAQLAMNFYRDRVHDEFWRLARTGRDFYQLETHWPEHSFWSRRQHWPDAEPSHPAPEPGIGQIEIRPVSINGYIENRQVVSCPDTPRGTWVVGEVPLVELLEYIRQKGGVPARQDLEAFCAGSDWPMQSVGAAITWLAQRHLLDLRSD from the coding sequence ATGAAATCCCCTTGCCCCACTCCATACGATGTATTCATCAGTGGCAGTGGACCCGCCGGCAGCCTGCTCGCTATTCATTTGCAACGCTTTGGCCTCAAGGTGCTGTTGTGCGGAACTGCACGCCGATTCGATTCACTGGAAGGCATGACGGAACGTGGTGTGCTTGCCCTGCGTGCATCCGACTGCAAGAACGCCCTGGCCTCTTTGGGCCCTTTGGTGTTGCGACAGGCAAGGTGGTCAGGCGAACAATTCGGGGGCAACCAGGAATACCTGGTACAGCGTTCTGAATTTGACAAGGCCTTGTGGCAAGATGCCGGCGAGGCGGATGTTGACAGACTGCCTGGTCGAGTCGACAGAGTTATCTGGCAAGAGGGTTGCTGGCAAACTACCGTCGACAAGCAACCGATCTGCGCCCGCTATTGGGTCGATGCGCGCGGCAGACAAGCACCTGCCAATGCGATGCTGCAGCAAGCCCCGGGAATATTGGGAGTCGGTGCCTGGTGGCAAGGTGCTGCGACAACGCCTGCTGCAGGCATCACCTCCTTTGCCGATGGCTGGTGCTGGTATGCACGCCTGCCTGATGGGCGCACCCAGATGCAGATGTTCGTGGATGCCACCACGCATCGCCCACCTTCACGCGCACAACTGCGCAGCTACTACCTGCAGCTGATTTCGCAGTGTGACGAGGCGGCCGCTATTGTCCAGGACTCACACCTTTTGATTGAGCCCTATGTACGAGGCTCCGGATTGAACTATTCGGAACCCATGCCCGGCCCGTTTCATGCCCGTGCCGGTGATGCGGCGCTGGCACTGGACCCTCTTGCCGGCCATGGAATGTTCGAAGCCATGGCCTTGTCGATGACTCTGGCCAGCTGTATCCGGACGCAGCTTGATCGCCCTGAAAACGCGCAGCTCGCCATGAACTTCTACCGTGATCGAGTCCACGATGAATTCTGGCGACTGGCCCGGACTGGTCGCGATTTCTATCAATTGGAAACGCATTGGCCGGAGCATAGCTTCTGGTCTCGACGCCAACACTGGCCCGATGCCGAACCTTCTCACCCAGCCCCGGAACCGGGTATCGGGCAAATCGAAATCCGGCCAGTCTCGATCAATGGCTATATAGAGAATCGTCAGGTGGTGAGCTGCCCCGATACGCCTCGCGGCACCTGGGTGGTTGGCGAGGTTCCATTGGTAGAACTGCTGGAATACATCCGGCAGAAAGGCGGTGTTCCGGCACGTCAGGATCTGGAGGCATTCTGCGCCGGCAGCGACTGGCCGATGCAGTCGGTCGGCGCGGCCATCACCTGGCTGGCACAGCGTCACTTACTTGATCTGCGCAGTGACTGA
- a CDS encoding AMP-binding protein produces the protein MSNDEHESKDGRIPSEGLSQVTGPVSEPLLTLSIPALLQQTVALHGNRDAAVFVAQGIRWSYKEFSDRVDALAIGLLNLGLQAGDRVGIWSPNRVEWLLAQFASARIGLILVNINPAYRTSELEYSLNKVSCKALITAEQFKSSNYVDMLRELAPELDSCQAGELVSARLPALQIVIKVGDAAAGIYAFDDIAGGTGKATEAQLQQLDRLTASIDIDDAINIQFTSGTTGMPKGATLTHRNIVNNAHFVTRAIGLTENDRLCIPVPFYHCFGMVMGTLGCVSKGATMVVPTEGFEPLATLRVLSNEQCTAMYGVPTMFVAMLDHPELKDFEFKHLRTGIMAGSPCPVEVMKRVQSTLNMDQVTIAYGMTETSPVSFQSSVNDSLEKRVSSVGQVHPHVSVKIIDEDQNVVPVGTQGELCTRGYSVMQGYWEDAEQTQGSIDSQGWMHTGDLATLDAEGFCNITGRVKDMIVRGGENVYPREIEEYLYTMPGVTQVQVFGVPDEKYIEAVCAWIVCRNDADGQSITKESVTDFCKGKIAHYKIPSYVQVVEEIPMTVTGKAQKFIMRKRMVEKLELVEAKTA, from the coding sequence ATGAGCAACGACGAGCACGAGAGTAAGGACGGACGTATTCCTTCGGAAGGGCTTTCGCAAGTAACAGGGCCTGTGTCAGAGCCATTGTTGACGCTGAGTATTCCGGCATTGCTGCAACAGACAGTTGCCTTACATGGCAATCGGGACGCAGCCGTGTTCGTTGCTCAGGGGATACGCTGGAGCTATAAGGAGTTTTCCGATCGAGTCGATGCTCTGGCTATCGGCTTGCTGAATCTGGGTTTGCAGGCGGGTGATCGAGTCGGCATATGGTCACCCAACCGGGTGGAATGGTTATTGGCCCAATTCGCCTCGGCGCGTATTGGCTTGATACTGGTGAACATCAATCCGGCCTACCGGACCAGTGAGCTTGAATATTCTCTCAACAAGGTCAGTTGCAAGGCGCTGATTACGGCTGAACAGTTCAAATCATCAAACTATGTTGACATGCTGCGCGAGCTGGCGCCCGAGCTTGATAGCTGTCAGGCGGGCGAACTGGTATCAGCCCGTCTGCCCGCCTTGCAGATCGTGATCAAGGTGGGGGATGCGGCAGCCGGCATATACGCCTTTGATGACATAGCAGGTGGTACTGGTAAGGCGACAGAGGCGCAGTTGCAGCAACTTGATCGATTGACAGCAAGTATTGATATCGATGATGCCATCAATATCCAGTTTACCAGCGGTACCACGGGCATGCCCAAAGGGGCCACCCTGACGCATCGCAATATCGTCAACAACGCGCATTTTGTCACCCGAGCCATTGGCCTGACTGAAAACGATCGTCTGTGCATACCGGTACCGTTCTACCATTGTTTTGGCATGGTCATGGGTACGCTGGGTTGTGTCAGCAAGGGGGCAACGATGGTCGTACCGACAGAAGGCTTTGAGCCACTTGCCACCTTGCGCGTACTCAGCAATGAGCAGTGCACTGCGATGTACGGTGTACCTACCATGTTTGTTGCCATGCTGGACCACCCTGAATTGAAGGACTTCGAATTCAAGCACCTGCGTACCGGCATCATGGCAGGCTCGCCGTGTCCTGTTGAAGTCATGAAGCGCGTCCAGTCCACACTGAATATGGATCAGGTCACGATTGCCTACGGCATGACAGAAACCAGTCCGGTATCGTTTCAGAGCAGTGTCAACGACTCACTGGAAAAACGTGTCTCCTCGGTAGGACAGGTGCATCCGCATGTGAGTGTGAAGATTATTGATGAGGACCAGAATGTCGTGCCTGTAGGCACTCAGGGAGAGCTCTGTACTCGGGGATATTCGGTCATGCAAGGCTATTGGGAAGATGCTGAGCAGACGCAAGGCAGTATCGATTCGCAAGGCTGGATGCACACCGGTGACCTGGCCACGCTCGATGCAGAAGGTTTTTGCAATATAACCGGACGAGTCAAAGACATGATCGTACGTGGTGGTGAAAATGTTTATCCGCGTGAAATAGAAGAATATCTGTACACCATGCCCGGTGTCACCCAGGTACAGGTTTTTGGTGTGCCGGATGAAAAATATATCGAGGCGGTGTGTGCCTGGATAGTCTGCCGGAATGATGCCGATGGGCAATCCATAACCAAAGAATCAGTGACGGATTTTTGCAAGGGCAAGATCGCCCATTACAAGATTCCCAGCTATGTGCAGGTTGTTGAGGAGATCCCCATGACCGTGACCGGTAAGGCGCAGAAATTCATCATGCGAAAACGCATGGTAGAAAAGCTGGAGCTGGTTGAGGCGAAAACGGCTTGA
- a CDS encoding ThiF family adenylyltransferase, with product MTELHEKSILIVGCGSVGSELATAIACTGVGEIHLSDPDNFSSDNLYRHTLGLRSVGMPKSVCVAHDLSLHYPWIVTQWDQETLQLKTDVEKLNQYDLIVVAIGTPTIERQFHDFVTTNDVKTPVLYTWLEGYGIGGHAVLDIPKSQGCLRCAYLDPDTCEQGLASNLNFLSPNQDITTTLAGCGHQFIPYSGISAKTTAAMAAEMAMGYLNGLNTKSSRVSWRGSEQAALDVGLSVSYRYHSFTQSLQVEPLKNRECDVCVG from the coding sequence TTGACTGAGCTACACGAAAAATCGATTCTCATTGTAGGCTGCGGATCTGTGGGGAGTGAGCTTGCAACCGCTATCGCGTGCACCGGTGTTGGTGAAATCCACCTTTCCGATCCGGATAATTTTTCAAGCGACAATTTGTACAGACATACATTGGGTTTGCGTAGCGTCGGCATGCCAAAATCTGTCTGTGTCGCGCACGATCTTAGCCTTCATTATCCGTGGATTGTTACGCAGTGGGATCAAGAGACGCTTCAGTTAAAGACAGATGTGGAGAAGCTCAATCAGTACGACCTTATTGTCGTTGCGATTGGCACGCCGACCATCGAGCGACAATTTCATGATTTTGTAACAACAAATGATGTGAAGACGCCCGTTCTCTATACCTGGCTAGAAGGTTACGGCATCGGCGGTCATGCTGTACTCGATATACCCAAGTCTCAAGGGTGTCTTCGATGCGCATACCTCGATCCAGACACCTGTGAGCAAGGACTCGCATCGAACTTGAATTTTCTTTCCCCGAACCAGGACATCACGACAACGCTGGCTGGGTGTGGGCATCAATTCATCCCGTACAGCGGTATTTCAGCAAAGACGACTGCAGCCATGGCGGCAGAAATGGCGATGGGATACCTAAACGGGCTGAATACCAAATCGTCGCGAGTTAGCTGGAGAGGAAGTGAGCAGGCAGCCCTCGATGTAGGTCTTTCAGTTTCTTATCGATATCATTCCTTCACTCAATCCTTACAGGTTGAGCCACTGAAAAACCGAGAATGTGATGTCTGTGTTGGCTGA
- a CDS encoding SAVED domain-containing protein gives MLPAAINAAATRVEVVASGKNYRAALFATGTMPALIALGAKIGNKSSIFPMLKHREGGKWFWPANDPTDDCSNITGLGELSANEPEVTIQLALTALPEGMEKAASDLGHKILMIRPEGDLTNGVLGHPEDALSFRQRIQELLHLLKDKHNVSKVHLMPCASNAACVCFGQAIDNYHPDILLYDFIDEAKTMEPRILISTTGNRCEIHTA, from the coding sequence GTGCTTCCTGCAGCGATAAATGCCGCGGCCACAAGAGTTGAGGTAGTCGCATCAGGTAAAAACTACCGCGCTGCACTATTCGCAACCGGCACCATGCCTGCGCTTATCGCACTTGGTGCGAAAATAGGAAACAAGTCCTCTATTTTCCCAATGCTGAAGCATCGTGAAGGTGGAAAATGGTTTTGGCCTGCAAATGATCCGACAGACGATTGTTCAAACATCACTGGACTGGGCGAGCTGTCTGCAAACGAACCGGAGGTCACCATCCAGTTAGCATTGACCGCTCTACCAGAGGGCATGGAGAAAGCTGCCAGTGATCTGGGTCATAAGATCCTGATGATCAGGCCCGAAGGTGATCTTACTAATGGTGTGCTGGGGCATCCGGAAGATGCTTTGTCGTTCAGACAACGTATTCAAGAGTTGCTCCATCTGCTCAAAGATAAGCACAACGTCAGTAAAGTCCATCTTATGCCTTGTGCATCGAATGCCGCCTGTGTCTGCTTTGGTCAGGCAATAGACAACTACCATCCAGATATTTTGCTCTACGACTTCATCGATGAGGCAAAAACCATGGAACCTCGTATCCTGATTTCTACTACCGGGAATAGATGTGAAATCCACACTGCTTAA
- the tnpC gene encoding IS66 family transposase, which produces MPDPHLLNPPQTLDEARTQIEQLWGVVGQLESIVSELKAQNEELVEQVRELNERMGKSSRNSSRPPSSDSTSQRANRKKKPKSTKRKGAQPGHEKHERPLVPESDVDQIQRYFPTAACGCGGSIFVDPEPRCRHQVFDIPVVRFSVIEHQLFGGQCNGCGKHHCAQTPDSVPSGQMGPNLVALIAHLSGRYHLSIRNIQDYLVEHWQLHFSLGALSQAQAKATSALGDPYRQIGDFVRQQPVAHADETRHFRGNECRWLWSLVCVQACYFLTQASRGKEAADRLLGEFTGYLVTDDYVGYNRVPESRRQLCWPHLIRKFIDIAGRVSNGGKIGRRLLLLAHAVIRTRHRWQDQLIDEAVYYRRMQRLRRSFHQTLERGARLRIDGRTKRQCQHLLKRESMCWTFLKDHRIPLDNNSAERALRPYVIWRKLSFATQSYQGDQFRPLILSIVGTAQRIGISSYQFIRIACHQSMIEGEVKVRFPFDTPRLATS; this is translated from the coding sequence GTGCCCGATCCTCATCTATTAAATCCACCCCAAACGCTTGATGAGGCTCGCACTCAGATCGAGCAATTGTGGGGTGTGGTCGGTCAGTTAGAATCGATAGTCTCAGAACTTAAAGCGCAAAATGAGGAGCTTGTTGAACAGGTTCGAGAGCTGAACGAACGCATGGGCAAAAGCTCGCGTAACTCCTCCCGTCCACCCTCTTCAGACTCCACCTCGCAACGAGCCAACCGAAAAAAGAAACCCAAATCTACAAAACGAAAGGGTGCGCAGCCGGGTCATGAAAAGCACGAACGCCCGCTGGTACCCGAAAGTGATGTCGATCAGATTCAGCGCTATTTTCCGACCGCGGCCTGTGGCTGTGGTGGCTCTATTTTTGTCGATCCCGAGCCACGCTGTCGTCACCAGGTGTTTGATATCCCGGTGGTGCGTTTTTCAGTGATTGAGCATCAGCTGTTCGGTGGGCAATGCAACGGGTGTGGCAAACATCATTGCGCCCAGACTCCCGATAGCGTGCCTTCGGGGCAGATGGGCCCCAATCTGGTGGCACTTATCGCTCATCTGTCCGGGCGTTATCATTTGTCGATTCGTAATATTCAGGATTATCTGGTTGAGCACTGGCAGTTGCATTTCAGTCTCGGTGCCCTCTCTCAGGCTCAGGCAAAAGCGACGAGCGCATTAGGCGACCCGTACCGACAGATTGGCGATTTTGTTCGCCAACAACCCGTGGCGCATGCCGATGAAACACGGCATTTTCGCGGCAATGAGTGCCGTTGGCTGTGGTCGTTAGTGTGTGTGCAAGCTTGCTATTTCCTGACACAGGCCTCGCGCGGCAAAGAGGCTGCCGATAGGCTGTTAGGCGAATTCACAGGGTATTTGGTCACTGATGACTACGTGGGTTATAACCGTGTACCGGAAAGTCGTCGTCAACTGTGTTGGCCGCACCTGATTCGAAAATTCATCGATATTGCTGGACGGGTAAGCAATGGCGGCAAGATCGGACGCCGACTTTTATTACTTGCCCACGCGGTTATCCGCACCCGACATCGATGGCAAGATCAACTCATCGACGAGGCCGTTTATTACCGGCGAATGCAGCGACTACGCCGCAGCTTTCACCAGACGCTGGAGCGAGGTGCCCGGCTACGAATCGATGGGCGAACCAAACGTCAATGCCAACATCTTCTCAAGCGAGAATCTATGTGTTGGACCTTTCTCAAAGATCACAGGATCCCGCTAGACAACAATAGCGCTGAGCGTGCGCTTCGGCCCTATGTGATCTGGCGCAAGTTGAGCTTTGCCACCCAATCTTATCAAGGCGATCAGTTTCGTCCCTTGATACTGAGCATCGTGGGCACTGCACAACGGATAGGGATCTCAAGCTATCAGTTTATCCGCATCGCGTGTCACCAGTCGATGATTGAGGGCGAGGTGAAAGTGCGCTTTCCGTTTGATACGCCTCGGTTAGCGACTAGCTGA
- a CDS encoding EamA family transporter, which yields MINSIPPQGLVLLSIVAIQVGAAVAIHLFPVLGASGTVAVRIIFSAILLGLAARTGLRTLVQTFRLHWKLLVVFGLSIAAMNLFFYQALARIPLGAAVAFEFIGPLGVAALASRRLTQFAWIALAALGIVLLSPLSGADLDPIGILFALMAGTGWACFIIFAGRVGKLIPGNDGLAIGMAVAALAMIPFALPVAGILVTNPLILLASIGVALLSTTIPFTFEFTALKRLPARTYGVLVSLEPGVAALVGALLLGERIGLQGMIAITCVIIAAIGITLSDARTPP from the coding sequence ATGATCAATAGCATTCCGCCGCAAGGCCTGGTCCTACTCTCAATCGTAGCCATTCAAGTTGGCGCAGCCGTCGCCATCCATCTTTTCCCGGTGCTCGGTGCCAGTGGCACGGTGGCCGTACGCATCATATTCTCAGCCATACTGCTAGGCCTGGCAGCACGCACCGGCTTGCGTACTCTGGTCCAGACATTCAGGCTGCACTGGAAACTGCTGGTGGTTTTTGGACTGAGCATCGCTGCCATGAACCTTTTCTTCTACCAGGCCCTCGCTCGCATCCCGTTGGGAGCAGCGGTAGCCTTTGAGTTTATCGGTCCTCTGGGGGTGGCTGCTCTGGCCTCCAGACGATTGACTCAATTTGCCTGGATAGCTCTGGCAGCACTGGGTATTGTCCTGCTATCACCACTGTCCGGTGCAGATCTGGATCCGATCGGAATTCTCTTCGCGTTGATGGCGGGTACGGGATGGGCATGCTTCATTATTTTTGCAGGCCGGGTCGGAAAGCTCATTCCGGGCAATGATGGCCTGGCGATAGGGATGGCCGTTGCAGCCCTCGCAATGATCCCCTTTGCCCTCCCTGTTGCCGGCATACTCGTCACCAACCCACTGATATTGCTTGCAAGTATTGGTGTGGCATTGCTCTCAACGACCATACCGTTCACCTTTGAATTTACCGCATTGAAACGCCTGCCGGCCCGAACCTATGGCGTACTGGTCAGCCTGGAACCCGGTGTTGCAGCGCTGGTTGGTGCCCTGTTACTGGGAGAGCGAATTGGCCTGCAGGGTATGATAGCCATCACTTGTGTGATCATTGCCGCCATCGGCATTACCCTGTCAGATGCACGAACCCCGCCTTGA